In Setaria italica strain Yugu1 chromosome IX, Setaria_italica_v2.0, whole genome shotgun sequence, the genomic stretch GGTTCGCGCTTGGTTGCCGGCGGCCGCCCTCCCCGGTCCCCTCCTctcccgacggcggcgcccctccgcggtcccctcctcctctcccagcgGCGGTGCCCCTCTCCTgggcccctcctctcccggcggagCGAGAGGAGCTGAGAGCCGCGACGGCAGCGACGGCGCGTGAGATTCCATTGCTGGTGACCTTGAGCTTTAGCGAGGACGGTGCGCAAGCACGAACAGCGCATGCGAGTTCTCGACGTGGGCGATGCTAGCTCCTGCAGAGGCGCTTTGGATTTGCTTTGTTGGGGAGAGCAGGGGAATAATTTGTAATTTCTTGCTGCCAACAGAAATTGGAGCATAGAAAATTGAAGCATAGAAAATTAAtaagaaggaagagagaaagaaagggaatgAGAGGCTGACAGATTAGCCCTACATGTCAGATATCTCACGTCTCACAGTTCATACCCAACGGATTTTAGCTTCCTCGTACCATAAGGTTTTTCACAGCTCACCGGTTGATGGCTTTTTCACAGCTTTCAGCCTAACCGTTTACCGAAGAcgtgaaagggaaaaaaatattaGGTGGCTGGATTATATATGATTTGGGTGGGACAGCCCAATCAAGACATGATGGGTGAGCTGGAATCTAGCGCAAATCTGAGCCCACGTACGTTGATTGGGCCGTGATTCGAGGTACATGCCCAAAACAAGGCCTTCTTTCTCGAGGCAACACAGAAAAAACTCGCTGAGACGACGTGTGTCCCGATGACGCGTCGCTGTCCTTGAAGCTTTCAACTGAGTGGAATTGATGGGCCGAAAAAAGAGCCGGTTCATGATCATGCAGAAGGTTGCGGACGAGGTTGACTGAAAGAGGAAGGAATAGTCGGTCGTTGCCAAGCAGCAGTTTCTGCAACGAAGGCGGTATGCAGCAAGCATGAATGGCAACGTGGGAACTGGGAACCATATTTTCCAGGGCGAACTGTAGTTACGGTCACACTAGGAAGTGGCAACGGATCGAGAAGCACGCACAGAACCAGAAGGTGTTGAGTTTGATAACGCAAGCTTCATCTCTTCAGCAACGTAacgaaggaaaaggaaaaaaaaacgcaCCTCAACTAGtcaagaatattttttttcGTGCTCGGATTGGCCACGTCTTTGACGCGAAGCTCCAGGAATGTGGCGAGCTCCTTATAATTTTCCAGGGAAAGAGACGGATGCGAGGAGCGCGACGCGTGACGTCACCAGCCAGCCACCTGCCGCTTTCGCACGCAGTGATGCATGGGCGTCAACTCACCCCCAGCGTCGTCGTACGTCAGTGCCGCCGCCATCCGGGGCCCAGACGCAGAGGGGAATAGGGGATCGGCGACCGGCGCGCGCGTGGACTGACCGCGGCGGAGTAGCCCCCGGGTTGTTGCGGCGTGCGGGGCCAATCAATCATCCGGCGAGACGGAGTCCGTCCAGGAAGTTGAGCTCACCAGGCGCACGCGGTCTCCTGTGTGTGTGATCCTGTGTCGCGGCCACGGAGATCCATCCACCCGCGCGCGCGAGAGGTGACTgcgagctctctctctctctctctctcgccgtCGCGGTCGCGGCGGCCGGGTCCGCGCGCACTCGCGGTTTGTGTTTTTGTCTCCTCGCAGCTgggtcgccggccgcgccgcacGCATCTCCCTGCTCGGGGGCCCTGTCGCCCTCCTGCTCACGCCACCCACCCGGCGGAGCACGGCGCTGTTCCAAGATGCCCGGCCACGCCCTGCTTTGGGGAGGCAAGTCGGGACCTGGCCAGCGGCTAAAGATCCGTGTGGTCCGCCACGACCGTTACGTATGAGTCTCCTACGTGCCGCGCCGGCAGCCCGTCCCCGATCGAGACCCCGGTGATATAATCTGGCGACAGTGCGTGGAATTGGATGGGTGTTTACCTGTCCCCGCGGCAAATAATCCATGAAAAATCCATGCATTCGAAACGGCCCACCAGGCGGCTCACCTACACCTTCGTTGATCGTATCGGCGAAGGAGAACAGTAAGCGCGCTCAACAGGGACATGCCGATGGGTCAGTTGATGAATATGGCGCCGTCCCATAGCGGCAGGGTCGCCGTCGAGAATGGCACCCCAGTGTCCGGTAGCTCCGCGCGCTATCGTTGCTTCGTCTCAAGCTTCCGATCTCGATCCACCGGAAAATTAGACGGAAGATGCAGACCCGACAAGTGGTGCTCTATCCTATCCTTTCGTTCGGATGCTTTACTTGCAGTTTCGCTGGCCGGCCAATCCACGGGCACGCTAGACATCGACGTTATTCCTTCTCCACACCGGGATTAAGAGAGGTTGGTTGACCTGCTTTGCGTGTGCATTGCGCAGGCAAGATGCAAGAATAGGTGAAGCTGAGAGCACTGGTCACTCTGGTCACAAATTGTTCGGAGATCCAGGTAAGAAAATTTTTTGATCGAGATTTCATCATAGCGATCGCTGGAACGAAGCCATCGATCGCATGGTACAGTTCATGGAGACACAGGCAGGATCGATCATCTGCCAGCAGCTCACCTAGACTAAACGGACACTAGCAGCAGTACTCAATCCCGCATTGCGCCGATTTTTAACACCACGCACGCAAATCTTGATCGATCACTATGTACATACACACACGCACGCGCGGACACATACAATCCAATACAACTCCATCATACACTCTGGCCGGCACACGACGCGACTGAATCATGGCAGCTTGGAGGACGCGCTCCTCCGGCGCGACCCGGCGGCGCCCTTGACCTCGGCGCGGATCTTGGCGGAGATGGCGTTCCTCCCGGCGACGGGGGCGTTGGCGGGCCAGAGCCCGACGGTGACGGCCATGTCCTTGAGCCCCTGCAGCCGCTCGAGGGcctcgacgacggcggccaTCCGCGGCCGGTCCCTGGGCTGCGGCGCCGTGCACTGGACCGCCAGCTGCGCGACGGCGCGGGCGCCCTTGACGGAGTAGTGGCCGGCCAGGCGCTGGTCCATTATGCAGCGGAGCCGGCGGCTGCCGCCGCTGAGGTAGGGGCGGGTCCAGTCGACGAGCTTCACCTGCTGCTCGGCGTGGGCGCTCCGGCCGCGGACGTGCTCCATAGCGCGGCGGCCCGTGAGGAGCTCCAGGAGcacgacgccgaagctgtacacgtcgctcttcACGTTGAGGTGGCCCGTCTGCACGTACTCCGGCGCCGCGTAGCCGTGGGTGCCCATCACGCGCGTCGTCACGTGCGTGTCCTCGCCCTCGGGCCCCATCTTGGCGAGCCCGAAGTCGGACAGCTTCGCCGTGAAGTCCTAATAATTGATGCAGGAATCAGTTCAGACTTCAGTTCAGAATTCAGAGGGCCGGGGGAGAAAGAGTTCAGAGAATTCGACACCAACTAACCGAGTCAAGTAGGATGTTGGAGGCCTTGAAGTCCCGGTAGATGACGGGTGTGGTGGCGGCGTGGAGGAAGGCGAGCCCCTTGGCGGCGCCGATGGCGACCTTGATCCGGGTGCCCCAGGGCAGCGTGGCCGAGATCCTCCTGAAGAGGTGGTTCTCGAGGCTTCCCCGCGGCATGAACTCGTAGACGAGCAGGCGCTCCTCGTCCTCGCAGCAGTAGCCCAGCAGCCTGACGAGGTGCGGGTGGCGGAACTGGCCCAGGAAGATGACCTCGGCGAGCCACTCCCGGTGGCCCTGGAACCCCGCGGCGTTGAGCTGCTTCACGGCGACGGGCTGCGCGCCGAGCCCCGGACGCATGCCGGCGTCCACGAAGCCCTTGTACACGGCGCCGAAGCCGCC encodes the following:
- the LOC101760000 gene encoding probable serine/threonine-protein kinase PBL15, translating into MGRPWRPVLASATKCCAAEDAAVAPDGLARCRPQQSELSRRLASFRRLSSLANSPASATMASSDGGSGKACGGEAAGEMAGPLQLHSFGLGELRGVTHDFSSSFLLGEGGFGAVYKGFVDAGMRPGLGAQPVAVKQLNAAGFQGHREWLAEVIFLGQFRHPHLVRLLGYCCEDEERLLVYEFMPRGSLENHLFRRISATLPWGTRIKVAIGAAKGLAFLHAATTPVIYRDFKASNILLDSDFTAKLSDFGLAKMGPEGEDTHVTTRVMGTHGYAAPEYVQTGHLNVKSDVYSFGVVLLELLTGRRAMEHVRGRSAHAEQQVKLVDWTRPYLSGGSRRLRCIMDQRLAGHYSVKGARAVAQLAVQCTAPQPRDRPRMAAVVEALERLQGLKDMAVTVGLWPANAPVAGRNAISAKIRAEVKGAAGSRRRSASSKLP